cgggaagtttgtaatttgtttaatgacactttcccagaaaggaatcccataagtgtttcaacaatatcaaaaactattgagcgttttgaaatgacagggagtgtacgtaatcggccaaagtcgggtaggatacaatctgcaacagatgaagaacatgcactagatgttttgcaaacatttattgaagacccacatacatcgctcacaaaagctgcacagcaacatgatatgcaccctatgtctgtgagtaagattttgaaaattaataaatacaaaccatttaaagttcatttagtccaacagttaagtgaggatgattacgacagaagagttgagttttgtgaacttgtgatgcgcaaatgtgatgacaatagagattttctgaccaacatactattttctgatgaggcaactttttcctaaatggcaatgttaacaggcacaattgccgttactgggctagtgaaaacccacattggattactgagtcctattcacagcaaccacaaaaactgaacgtatggtgtggaattttaggtaacaaaattgttggaccctttttcatcaatggaaatttaaatgccgaactttactacaatatgctccaaaatgaaataatcccagctattcaaattgcatcaggagaatactttgataatgtatggtttcagcaggatggtgctccaccccattatgggagacaggtaagagagtatttggatttaaggtttcctcataaatggattggccgaagaggagaaatcgaatggcatccaagatctccggatttgtcaccaatcgattatttcctatggggtcatttaaaatccaatgtttatagaagaaagcctcataatttggaagacctaagaaacaggattatagaggagattgctttgataactgaagaaatgttaggcaactctgtcgaatcattttacacaagattggctcattgtcaaaccgtagaaggaacacagttcgaacaattgctttgacaccaaatgcaggtaaaacgtttgttgtaagacttttctaacagcatacattattttttatttgtaataagaaatcaataacataagtatttccataattgtactgtaataaaaactggcaaatttgtgctaatagaaccagcttaaaatgaaatttttgttttatttaattgaacatttaataaaaaaatgctaaaaaattagtgtaacacattttgtggcaagaaccatgttaaaattacattgttgaacatcagtaaattttcaatactaaaaatgctctattttctgatagaataattcctttgagatgcggtttgtggcattcaattcagtaagctattacctttaaaattatgtatcacaaggtacaggcttccattaagaatattcacgataccctcggcaggacgtcccccgttggtgtgacataacaaaacattgttccaaaaagtagatgcccaatctctatcacgattgtaaagaggtttcaaatttatatttaaattattaaaggatatatttgggtgtttccagacataatatacaccctgtatatatatatatatatatatatatatatatatatatatatatatatatatatatatatatatatatactgcattttcttgatcgggaaacagaACGAAATCAACTATAGAACAAAACATACCaagaataaagtaaattaaaatggcaataattttgtttacacatttttttaatcgTGCCACCAAGGCAAACTAAACACTGATGTCGGAAACAAAGCAAGACATacgaacaaaacaaaaaattcactcgaaccagtagtggtcataaacgtgcaacgcctactcAATTACGTGCCAAGGAGCGGGTAACGGCTAGCAGTTCAGATATAAGATACAATGTAATCTAACTTCAAccatacatttaaagactgttatgaaacctatctaagttatctattgacaaaagtaggcttctcagacctgtatttgtatatatatttttttgatcggaAGAGTGGCAAAATCAGCTTTTGaacgaaaaaacatttttaacatattttcttgatcgtgaaaacaacattttcatctaaaataaaatttactagaatcagaagtgctcatggAGGTGCAAACCCTTCAAAATTGCgagcgaagccacgggtaactgctagtacttatattttctgaaacttaaaTGCAATCAAATTATTCAGCCTCTTTAATGAAGTATAAACTGAAAATTTAGCTGAAAACAGCTTTTTTAGTGTCAGTTACATTTCGATTATGACACATaaatattatggttattttttccAAACTATAAACCGTTCCAGTAAACTTGTTTAACGTTCCTATTAATAAGAATCTTGAGCTGTCTACAAGAAATATTATCAAAGCTAATCAGTCGAATCATTCCAGCAGTTTTCGAGAAtggcgcttaccaacacatttagcatttatttttatttatatggtacacataAACTGTACTacatgataaaatgtcatatttgtGTTACATAAGCTTTCATTCCAAACACACAATTGTTTTTGAAACTCTTTCCAGGAAAAACGCAAACTCATCCCACCGTGGTTGGTGACCACAGTTCTGTTGGCGGTAGCAGAGGTTTTATTCATGACGTCTACTATTTCAAGTCGATTCATAGTAGAGACTCAAGATTCATACACTTCCTTTTCGTTGTTTCTCACAGTTTTAGACTTGAGTAAGTGTACGATCATTGCATAAAATTGAGTTACATTTTCTTGTGTATAGTCTAATAATATTTAGTCTAGTATGATTAAGTGTAATGTGAATTGTATGATCTCTTAAATGAGTAAGTAGTACGCCACAATAAGTATCCCGTAAAAGACATGCTGAGCTGTATGCAATATTCAAGAATATAGCTATGTTCAATGTTGATATTTCATACGATTTTAGTCAGtttattgaacaaattatttattctgtaattttcttgttGCATAAAGGTTACCCATGACTAGTGCAAAAACTTTTACCATCTTTCAGCCAAATTGTATGcagaatttaactttaaaaattgctAAGTCTAAAGGTTAGTTCGCTTTTAAGATATTGTGcggaaaagaaaaacaatattaaagtttttctgGTCGCTCGAGTGATACCCTCGGTAACTCTGAACTTATTTCTTGAATGGTGAAACAAAAGATATATTGTTCATGAAGAAATTTTAAATCGAGACGATATTGTGATATACCATACATCACATACTGGTCTCCCTCAGAAGGTTACAAAACTAAGTGATCCTTTCTTTTTCAGTTGTTTTGGACCAAAAAGCCAGCAAATAGTCTGTGGATACATTCACTTTGGTATAATTAATGCAGTGAGTCATTTTAAGCAAAGAtacatatatatgataaaaatatatgatttacaatttttttttataattatctctTCTCAAAGATCAGAGACCAGAAAAGTGTCTCGAATTTCGTTAGTAAGACACAACTACTATCAAAGTGATATTTGAGTATTACTTCATCTAATTCTTAAAATAGTAACGTTTCAGTAGTACTTATCGGAAGTAAAACATTAAGTAATAACTATAAATTGAAGCAAAGATATGTTTGGTGTTTCAGTGGATGAGATCTACGGATTTTTGGTGGTCTACAGCTACTATCGTACACTGCCTGTCATGGACAGTAGCGTAGTGTGAGCACAAGCAAACATATCCAATTAAATATTCCTACACTGCCATCAAAATTGCTGGAGATAAGCTCTTCGAAACCTTCTAGTGAAAACTAAAACtatcataaaatttcaattaagcACATATAGCATGGAACAACTGAAATGCGAGGTTCCAAAAGTAATTACTGGCTTCTACCTCTTTTTCTTTGGAAGAAAACATGaagaaatttaacaattaatgcACTTACACCATTAAACTAAACAGATAGACTGACACGTAATAAGAAAAGAAATCACTAGAAACCAGTGTGTTACATTTAAAAGCGATACCATCATAAAGTCATAAACTAGGCATACCTGGATGGTTTTATATTGGATTTTCAATTAGCCTTGTATTACCTAACGTCGTTAAAAATACTCGTTGTTCTTAAAGCTATTTTATGAGATTAAGTAACAACATTAGgaatttaaatgttctataatgtttcaaaaatgattattaaatttgGTTAAAGAAGCGTACTTGTAGTGTTTTTGGTGttgaagtaattttaatgtagGATATGCTACTTAATTCTTGTCAATTACTGGGATTTTAAGTTTTGGGCCCAGAAaagctaaaacaataaaaaatatttgttgaataagctaggttttcaatatttattgtaatcgaaactgtatttttatgtgggtattttaattctttacatttataaaattttatttcagctgctatttttaaaaaaaattatgataaatatttacattgtagtTGATTTTCTTGCGTTGTGGGAACTCAAGTAATACCTCTATACGAGTATGCATAGAAAATggagtttttaaaacatatttaattactactTCATATTGCGTTGGTCATatgcatataaattatatttttattttagaattattgttcaacatactgtaataaaatttatgatacaAGTTGCATATTAAAGTAATATTCCAATTACAATTTTTCTTGTGCTATATCATGTGTTTTCTTgttgtaaacataacaatttaatgttttaaaactgaaaattttatttattttatgtagttaaacaaataaacgaattaaaaactatatttccgGTTTTTATTGTATCATAATATCAATGCCACAGTTAATTGACTAAGGTGTAAATGTAGCTAAATCCTAAACTTTTATTGTACTGATTCTAATAAATGAGATATCTGAAAGGTTGATAAATTTGCATGAAGATAATATATACGGAGATGTATTATTATAAAGgcctaaaaaaagtatttaattttttgattagtCCAATCAAATGCTATAAGATTAAATTTATTGGATAAGGGTTCCTCGAGGAAGCTTGCTTTGGAATTGCTTCCCACAAATATGAATCACAGAAAAAAATCGGAGGCAAAACATTTTAGGTATAATAGACCTGAACTAACGGTCACGAACTGTATATTATGTATGGCTATGGTAGGAAGCGTTGATACAATGCGAATGTTAGGTCAGGTTCACCTTCTGATGTAGAGTCTGAAGTCTAATGTCACAGGCTTGCCTCATGGAGTCAACGAGAGTCTGAAGAGATAAAAGCGTCTGCAACGGAGGACGTCAAAACGAACTCTCTGCATCGTTTCACCATCAGAAACACATAgattacaaaatcaagtgtaatttagATTATAAgatctcattgtctcgtcagatgaaaaattgaaaagataattGGTCAAGTCAGTGACAGCATCAGATTgatttcagacactgcaaactatcaaaaaacaaaataagacaTCGCATGTTCAAGTAAATATATTGCTGATTTAATATGTTCCATGCAAAATATTTTGTCCTATCAAAGGTTTTTGCCGGttttcagattaaaaaatgtaacgtGGGACAATAACAAACAATGCTCTTACAGTTATTATAACTCTTTATTAAGATTATACGAATTACTTCCCTCATTTTCTTGATATATGTAGGTGATATATAATTATGATTGTGACCATAATTGCTATTGGAGCTCATAGAGCCTCTAGAACTTGAGACAGCTGAACCGCAGGAGCGGAGAGTTCTACCTCACGCCGACGGATGAGGATGCGGTAATAGCTAAATACCACAAGTAGCCCATACATGTTATAAACTGTAACATTGGCACTtgtataaataatgcaaatatttattattctattacaaCATAATTTGACAAGATGAAAATACTGAATATGTTAAGTGATCCTGTTGCatgttttgtactaaaaattcaatcaatattttaaaaatgagttaCTTCTTGAAAttccattaaaacaaaaaataaaagagcAAATAAGTCAAAAATTGGCATTGATATGATGCAAATTTCATACAAGAACTTATCAGAAAGCCAAAACATCCATAAAACGTAAtagttacaatgttttaaatattaaggatacatattaataatgttatattctcGTAAACAATTACCTGAGTATAATATCAGTAAATAGTAATGGTTACTGAACAAAGCCGGGTTCTGCTTAGATTCCATAGTTGTCAAATCCAATTCCATCGTTGCTTATTAAAGTGTGAATCTTTAGCtttagaattataaatacaaattattaaatctttaacGACATTTGACTTTCACGTGCAATAAATATACTTAGCTAATACTATACATGaagataaaacattaatataaaacaatattgaaataacgaaaataattttgttcaatcCTTCTTTTTTTCATATCAGAACGCGAATTTATTGTTATGTACCGAAATATATTATCAACTTCTAAGTAGTTAATttgtcagtaaaaattaaaatcgcAGGAcggttatttaaaatgttattttttagttttatttgtataaaaattgaagTAGATTGTATACTTACTTAGGCTTAGTGGAGTTAGCAGGTAATAAGGATAATATAATACGATTCTAAGACCTCTAATAAAAATGGACGGCATCACACACTCTAGGACCACAGACACCAGTGTGAAGCCTAGCCACCATCTCATCATTTCAGGTTTTTCCTGTGAAGAGACAACCTACATATTAATGATGTTTAGCCCTGAAAAAAACTGTTGGTTAGTCCTGAAAAGAACTGTTGGTTAACTCTGAAAAGAACTGTTGGTTAGCCCTGAAAAGAACTGTTGTTTAGCTCTGAGAAGAATTTTTGCGTAGGTGTAGTTTTAAGAACGAAATCTAAAAAAAGAAGCACACGAAAATTATTAGACTTCGAGCACGACCGCTGCGTAGGGAGCCGACCTCGCGTATGAGCCGCGCGGGTACCTTACTCATAGATCTAAACTCCCCCTCCCGCAAGCGCACCCCCGCCTTGATGACGCCCACCTCGCAGCGGGCCGTGCAGCAGAAatcgtaatatttttatttcgccATAACTTCAAAACCAAACGTCCAATTTTAACCATTCAAAGACTAAATATTATCTACATAAACTGTACTTagctatgaaataatttattttgataaggaTTAATAGCATGAGTAAAATAAACGCGTTTAAATGTAGtccaaaaaattcaagattttaaaataaaaaaattgtttttgtgcCTTACTCGACATAGATAGATATAGTGTGTCGCGGActtatttgtagatatttataagatctGCAATTAATTAGAACATTGTATGGTTCTATCTATTATAGTTTAGGCAGCGTACGCAAAATAAGTAACTTTTCTGGTAGTTTTTTACACCTTGTGTCCGAAAAAACCCAAATATCTTACGGAACgctatttttccaaaataaaatatagcctatGTTACTTGTAGATAATGTAGCTTTCGAATGgtgaaagaatttttttaatcggTAAAGTAGTTTTTGAGCCTAttcattacaaacaaacaaacaaagttttcctctttataatattagtatagaTGAGGATTGGTTAGATAAAATAatagaggaaaataatttattaattgtgatATTAGACTCGTCCCTTTATATAATCATAGCAATACACAGTTGTGAATAgtaatgtatttcatttttaagccTGGTATGACTCATCATATGTTTCATCAGGTAAGACTAGTAATATTTACCTGGTAGACTCCAAGGAGAAGTAAAAACGACGTGAAGAGGTCTATAAAGTGAAA
The sequence above is a segment of the Homalodisca vitripennis isolate AUS2020 unplaced genomic scaffold, UT_GWSS_2.1 ScUCBcl_3653;HRSCAF=9314, whole genome shotgun sequence genome. Coding sequences within it:
- the LOC124372620 gene encoding uncharacterized protein LOC124372620, translating into MGMDLLLQIVHLTTSFFLLLGVYQEKRKLIPPWLVTTVLLAVAEVLFMTSTISSRFIVETQDSYTSFSLFLTVLDLMDEIYGFLVVYSYYRTLPVMDSSVV